Genomic window (Flavobacteriales bacterium):
GCATCGGCTTCGATCGATTTCGTCCCTGAGATATACTGTTGAACGCCCAGCGCGCCTTGCGTGCCCTCGAACGTGTCGCTCTCTGAATTCCCGAAAGTGAACGGTACGCTGATGATGCGTTCCGGGTCCAAGGCAAGGTCCATTTCTATGATACCGAATCCGGGTTGGTCCTTGGCGAGCCCGATCGATTCGACCGTGCTCCCTGTCAAGTTGTAAAAGAAGTAGGTCGTGTCCTGCATTCGTGCGGCCAGATTGGCGGCCGGGAACGAGTCCTGGAACGGCGTTTCCGAGGGGTCCATGAAGATGTAGGAGTGCTCCGTGATCTGCGGCAGTGTGCTGAAGTCCCAGGTCTGGTCGGCTCCAGCAGGCCCTGGAGGAACCCCTGGGAAATCGTTCACGCCCAATGTTACCGTTACTCCCGCTTGGGGTAGAAATGGAACATCCAAGATGGGTTGGGCCCATACCGGGGCAGTTAGTAGTGCGGCAAAGGCAGTGAGTAGTTCTTGTTTCATGGCATGGGTAGGTATGATGAAATCGGGTTCAGCGTGTCAGTTCAAGAGGCTCGGTGGAAATGTGTCCGTTGTGGAGCAGGGCCAGGTGGTAGACGCCGTTGGCTATTCCGGCATGCGGGTTCCGGTCGTCGATCGCCCTGTACCCCGTTATCGGGCCATGAGCGATGGCGTACGCCACATGGTTCTGCTCTTCGCACCACGCAAGCATGGCACCGGGATAGCGGGTGATCAAGGGGTGGTACTTGCATCCGGCTGTGTCGTGGGCGGCCGTGGGTTGAACAAGGGCGAAAAAAAGAAGGATGATCAGGAAGGAGCGCATATCAGGTTCCGTTGTGCAGTGGGTTCAAGCAGCAGGACATGGCTATCGAACGACCAATCGCGTGGTCCCCGCGGTTGTTCCGTTCGGTCCGAGGAAACGCACCACGTACACGCCCGGTGCCATGGCATCCGTGCTGATACGCGTGGTCCCGACCGGGAAGGTCCGCAGAGAACGACCGGTGGCGTCGATCACTTCCATGCGCAGGGCGGAGCGATCGCTGTTGCCCACGATGGAGACCGACGTGCCCGGCTCAACGGGGTTGGGATGGAGGGACCATGCGGCCTGCGCGACCTCGACCTGGCCTGTCGGTCCGGCGAGCGCGGGGTTCTTGTCGTACCAAACTTGCTGGCTCGTATTGAACCCATCGTAATTGATCTCCATCAGCAGCAACCAGAACCGATGATCGGCAGAGACCCAGGCCCACTGCTCCTTGCTGGTCTGCACGGTGTTGCCGAAGACGGTGTTGTTCTGGATGCGATCGAAGTGATAACGCACCACGTCATCGTACATACCGGTAGGGAGGATCAAGGTGCCGTGGCCATCCACCTGCAGATCCACCGTACCGTCCATCGTGCCTAGGAAGCCAGATGCGCTGAACGTTCCACTGAAGTCATCCAAGAATGCATCCCCAAAGCTGTAGGGCAGTTCCAGGATACGCTCGGTGTTCCCGTTGAACAGGAACTTGGCGGTGTCCTCCGGCGGAGGCCCGGGGACAATGATCGCATTACCCTCTGTCTCCAGGGCGGAGGCGCTCAGGATGTAATAGCTGTATGCATCGTCCCAGCTGATCCCGCACAGGTTGGAGTTCGGGAAGTCGGCCGTCCAGGGTGTGGTGGCCGGATCCACGAAATAGAATTGCTCTTCGCTGAATTCGGTCAAGCCACTGAAGTCCCACGTTTGCATCGCACCGGCGCTTGCATCCAGTGCGTCAGCATCAATAATGTCCGTGCAACGACCAATGGTGACCACATCGCCGAGCTGCGGCAAGTTGTTCACGGTGATCGTCGGTTGCGCCTGAATGAAGGTGGCGGCAAAAAGGAGTGAAAGGAAGGTAGGCGTGCGCATGGCGGTGGTGTTTACGCGCCGGTGTTCGGCGCATGTGTGTCGAGTTCTTCGCATGTCGTTGATGTTCACGGGGCAAAGCAATCCCCCTGCACCATGCCGCGCCATCACCCATTTGGGTGGATCAGATCAGCCGGTCCCGCAAGGCTTTGCGGACTGCTTCCGCCCGCGTATGCACCTGCAGCTTTTCGTAGACGCGCTTGATATGCGCCTTCACCGTGTTGGTGCTGATGAAGAGCGCCTCCGCGATGCTACGGTAGTTCTCTCCGTCACAGAGCCTCGCCAATACTTCCGTCTCGCGCTCGGAGAGTGCCGCATGATCCCGTACCGGCTGGAATGTGCAGACCACCAAGCGGGCGATCGCGGGCGACATGGCCGAGCCGCCTTCATGGACCTCGGTGATCGCCTTAAGGATCGCCTCGGGTGATGCGTGCTTCAGCAAATAGCCCGAGGCCCCTGCGCTCAACGCATGGAACACGGTCTCCTCGTCCTCGCGCACGGAAAGCATCAGGAACTCGGTCCCGGGCAGCTTTTCCTTCAAGGTCCGTACGCCCTCCACGCCGTTCATCCCCGGCAGGTTGACGTCCATGAGCACCACGTCGGGCGGTTCTTCGGGCAAGAGCTGCAAAGCCTCCTCGCAGGAGGGGAAGCCATGGGTGAAGTGGAAACCGTCCTGTTCTTCAAGGATGAGCCGGAGCGCCTCGCGCACCTCGCGATCGTCCTCCACCACGGCCACGGTGATCACGCGCGGTATGTCGCTTCCCCGGCTCATGCTTTAGGTATTCTCCAGTGCGGCTTGCAGGGATCCCATTGGTACGCGCAAGGTGATCTTCGTTCCTTGGCCAGCGGCGCTATGGATGCCGAGGGCGGCCCCGATCTCCGAGGCGCGCTGCTGCATGTTGCGCAGTCCACGGTGGTCGGCTGACCGCTGGGCCAGCGTGTCGAAGCCGCTGCCGTCATCCTCCAGGTCGATCACCAAGTGTGCCTCCTCCATCCGGGCGCTCAAGTTACAGCGGCGGGCCCCTGCGTATTTGGCACAGTTGTTCATGGCCTCCTTCATGAGCAGGGTGATCGCACGGCGCGTCTCCATGGTGACGTGCATGCGCAATGCGGATGGCGGCGGAGCGGTCACTTTGAAGGCCGTGGGCGTGGCATCGAAGAGGGCCAGCCCGAAGGAGGTGAGCCGTTCCACGGTGTCCCCGAGGCTGTCCCGCGTGGGGTCCATCGTCCAGATCAGGTCGCGGATGCCGGCGGAAAGTTCCCGGCTGGCGGTCTCGATCTTCAGGAGATGCGGGACCAGTTCCGGGTTTCCGGCGGCGCGCTGGCGGACCAGTCCGGTGAAGAGATTGATGCGGGTGATGCGCGCCCCGGCCTCATCGTGGAAATCGGCGGCGCTTCTGCGCCGGAAGCCCTCGAACTGCTCCGCCTTGGCCTTTTCGGCGTGCGCATTTGCCGCTGCTTCCCGGCGGACCATACGCAGGCGCATGCTGAAGACCGCATAGAGCACCCCGCCCAGCAAGCCCGCATACACGAGGTAGGCGTACCAGCGCAGCCAGGGCGGGGCGAGCACATGGATCGCGAGCGCGGCCCCTTCGGTGTTCCAGACCCCGTCGTTGTTGGCGGCCTGCACATGCAGCCGATAGGAGCCCGGCGCCAGGTTGGTGAAGGTGACATCGTTGCGCGGGCCGAGGTCCACCCACCGTTCATCGAAACCTTCCAGCCGGTACCGGTAGCGGTTCTTCTCCGGGGCGATGAAGTTCAGCGCCGCAAAGGTGAAGGTCAGCACATGGTGGTGCCAGGCCAGATCGAGCTGTTCCAGCTGATGTGGTGGCCGGTCGAGCGCGAGATCGTCGCCGGTCCCTGCGGGCCGGACGGGCAGGGGCTTGTTGTACAGGGCGATGCCGGTGAAAAGCACGGGAGGCAGGCGCGTGTTGGTCGCGAGGTCCGCTTCCCGGAACCAGGACAACCCGATCGCACCACCGAAGTACAGCGTGCCGTCGTGGCCCTTGAGAAAAGCGTTCTGGTTGAACTCGTCCCCCGGTAGGCCGTCGCCTTGATCGAGCACGCGCAACACTGTCCCACTGTCGGGATCCCATTCCACCAGTCCGTCGTTGGTGCTCAGCCAGAGATGGCCGCGCCCGTCGGGCTGGATGCCATAGATCACCTCGTTCGGCAATCCGTCCGCACGGTTGTAACGCTTGAACATTCCTTCCTCCGCGTGGCCCTCAAGTACGGTGCGTCGCAGTTCCGCGTTCAACGGTCCGCGTGTGCGGCAGAGGCCGTTCACTGTGCCGGCCCAAAGCCGGCCCTTCGGGTCTTGGTACAGGCAGAGCACGAGGTCCGCGCTGAGGCTGCCCATGTCCTCCGGTTCATGCTTCACCGTTCCGAAGGTGCCATCGGGGGAACGCAGCAACAGACCGCCGCCCGCCGTGCCCGTCCAGAGGTACCCGGCATCGTCCTTCAGTAGGGTGAAGAGGTAGGGGTGCGAAGGGCCGTCGCTACCACCGGTGGGGCCTTGGCAGGAAAGCTCGCCGGTGGCACTGTTCAACCGGCAGAGACCCGCACCGCCAGTGGCGAGCCAGACAGTCCCGTCCGCAGTGGGCAGGATGTGGTGAACGATGTCTGCACGGCGCGGGTCGTCCAGGCCGACAGGCCTGTGGCGCTTGATCTCGATCTTCCCGTCGCGCTCGACCACCTCGTTCAATCCGCCGCCCAAGGTGCCAACGAGGATCCGTCCCTGGCCGTCCATGGCGAGTGACAGCACGTAGTCGGCGCCTAGTGATCCGGGATTTATCGGATCATGCCGCAGGTGCCGGAACGAGTCCTTCGCGCGATCCCAGATCGTCAAGCCGGACGGGGAACCGATCCAGATCCGGCCTTGCAGGTCCTCGATCAGCGCGGTCACGCTTGCATGCAACAGGCCGTTGGTGTCCCCGGGTGAATGCGTCAAGGCATGGACGGTCGGCTCCAGGCGGTCGATGCGGTCCAGCCCGTTGCGCGTGCCCACCCAGATCTCGCCGCCGCGCCCGGCATGGATCGAAAGGACGTGGTCGTCCGCAAGACTGGATGGGTCATCGGGCCGGTGCCGATGGATGTACGTGGCACCGCTGGAGCGGACCATGAGGACCAGGCCGTGCGTGGTGCCGATCAGGATGTGGTCCTTCAGAAGCAGGAAACACTGGAAGCCCATCTTCGGGTCGGCCCCGGAAAGCGAGTCCACGTCCACCAGTGCGGTTTCCTCCGCAGTGCGCGGGTCGATCCGGTACAAACGGTGGTTCTCCAGCACATGGACAGCCTCCGGGGTAGCGGTCAAGGCGGTCACCTCCTGTTCCGTGCCGGTCTTTTGGCCCTGCTTCAAGACCTCCACTCCGCCGGTGGACATTGTGAACCGCAGCAGTCCCGCCCGGCCTTGGAGCAGCAGGTGGTCCGCATCACCGGGGGCCATGGCACCGATCAGGTCCCCTTCGGCCATGCCGCCCTCGATATAGCGTTGAACGCTTCCGGTTTCCATGTCCAACCGGTCGAGCCCCTTGCCGGTGCGCACCCACAGCGCACCGGCAGGGTGCTCCAGCAAGCCCAGGACGCGGTCGCTGCTCAGGCTCCGGGGATCTCCCTCGGCATGCCGGAAATGGCTGAACGCGCCGGTGCCGGGGTCATAGCGGTCGAGGCCGCCCCCGTATGTGCCGATCCACAGTGCGCCGTCCTGCGCTTCCAAGGAGGTCCACACATAGTTGTTGGAGAGGCTGTTCGCCGTCCCATCGTTCCGGTAGGTGATAAAGCCGTGCCCGTCGTAGCGGCACAAGCCGTCCTGCGTGCCGGACCAGAGGAAACCGTACCGGTCCTCCAGCATCGTGTTCACGGAATTCTGGGGAAGCCCGTTGGTGTTGTCCAAGTGATGGAACCGCAGCGGGCCGGGTTGCGCGAAGGCGATCAGGTTGGCCGCCGCCCAGACAAGGGCTAAAGCAATTCGGGCGGGATCATGTGGAGCAATGCGCATGCTGGGCGAGCAACTAACCTACGGAGGATCCATGGAAGATCCACCCAAATGGGTCATGCGCGGGCAAAAGCGATGGGCGACCTTCGTGCCAAAGAACATCATGACCATGGACATTATTTCAAGGAAGTTGATATTCGGCATGCTCCTGCTCTCGGCCTGCGGCACCGGCACCACTGCGGAGGAGGCCACGGGGACGCAGCAGGATATCCCTGCCGTGGAGGCGGCCACGGCGTGCGATCCACTGGTGGGCGAGTTCCGCGATCTGATGGCCGACTATGAGGCCGGTCTTAAGGAGATGGTCGCCGATGGGAAGGTGGATGAGGAAAGGCAGAAGGAATGGTCCGCGAAGGCCAAAGACCTGGGCGAGCGGATCAATGCCAAGGGAGAGCGGGAGCTGGGCCTGAAGTGCTACCAGGAGTTCAACACCATCGGGCAGGTGTACGCGCCGCGCATCGCTGAGCTCGGCATGCAACTGGCCCTTCTGCAGATGAAGGACAAGGGCATGGACCCGGCCGCCATGGAGCAGGTGAAGAAGGCCATGGGGCAATAGCTTTTGCGCAGCATGGAGGAGAAGACACGGACGGCCAAGTTGTTGCCGGGCTTGGGCCTTGCGCTCAGCGCCATGGTGCTCGGGCTTTTCGCCGGGGGGCTGGTCGGCAGGCTCACGGTGCCGAAGACCGAGGGTTTAGCGGGAGCGGTCGAGGTTTTGGCCTACGCGCTGTTCGGAGGGCTGCTT
Coding sequences:
- a CDS encoding T9SS type A sorting domain-containing protein; the encoded protein is MKQELLTAFAALLTAPVWAQPILDVPFLPQAGVTVTLGVNDFPGVPPGPAGADQTWDFSTLPQITEHSYIFMDPSETPFQDSFPAANLAARMQDTTYFFYNLTGSTVESIGLAKDQPGFGIIEMDLALDPERIISVPFTFGNSESDTFEGTQGALGVQQYISGTKSIEADAWGTLILPNGTYMNTIRLREERTQSSVGAVYESEVHRWISPDRVFWLLEVGENLNPGGVVTYLNRWSLNPLQVGMADAPSATAGLNVLNTVVRRGDPIRIWSWAPTTGSLTFTDLNGRRISALDRTTLGREGMELPTAGLASGVYVITFLRNGKAQTTRVVVQ
- a CDS encoding T9SS type A sorting domain-containing protein, which gives rise to MRTPTFLSLLFAATFIQAQPTITVNNLPQLGDVVTIGRCTDIIDADALDASAGAMQTWDFSGLTEFSEEQFYFVDPATTPWTADFPNSNLCGISWDDAYSYYILSASALETEGNAIIVPGPPPEDTAKFLFNGNTERILELPYSFGDAFLDDFSGTFSASGFLGTMDGTVDLQVDGHGTLILPTGMYDDVVRYHFDRIQNNTVFGNTVQTSKEQWAWVSADHRFWLLLMEINYDGFNTSQQVWYDKNPALAGPTGQVEVAQAAWSLHPNPVEPGTSVSIVGNSDRSALRMEVIDATGRSLRTFPVGTTRISTDAMAPGVYVVRFLGPNGTTAGTTRLVVR
- a CDS encoding response regulator transcription factor gives rise to the protein MSRGSDIPRVITVAVVEDDREVREALRLILEEQDGFHFTHGFPSCEEALQLLPEEPPDVVLMDVNLPGMNGVEGVRTLKEKLPGTEFLMLSVREDEETVFHALSAGASGYLLKHASPEAILKAITEVHEGGSAMSPAIARLVVCTFQPVRDHAALSERETEVLARLCDGENYRSIAEALFISTNTVKAHIKRVYEKLQVHTRAEAVRKALRDRLI